A DNA window from Helianthus annuus cultivar XRQ/B chromosome 15, HanXRQr2.0-SUNRISE, whole genome shotgun sequence contains the following coding sequences:
- the LOC110914495 gene encoding uncharacterized protein LOC110914495, producing the protein MASKPPDCFDNPINPRINRDSGLEDLVFQSFSERLHGDVFIRQPANSQNPSLGKGLFEGRPLNIEGNRVLPRRSIGQQASSGQKPINIIDELEKITEPVVLKKHDVEAGNSGSGNGMKGQTYAEKLATVKPVQKINFRFLENNKAVEDVDADVMIPIASVKQVQDRFTNVLFGYFLGKRLAFPVVEYFVSQRWGKYGMQKCMMNGKGFFFFKFKSKDGMEQVLQDGPWLIRNIPLFLKQWSPNTELKKEELKKVPVWVKMHDVPLAAYTEDGLSLIASKVGTPKMLDNETTKMCLDSWGRSGYARAIVELDADKDLIENVTVAIPNVEEGGYLKSSIQLEYEWKPPQCKTCKVFGHGMHECPLQPADDKGPNTKDKVDDQGFKSGNNRKKNKNQQFSVKEKQRLIYRPKHMNSTSSGVPKDTNASKPSSSGGTIGSKGPGIRTSNTFEALNNMDDEYGSEMDEVQAHLLKRLLMDSIAAWNVRGLNHPLKQKEVQKFVKGNNLQVIAILESHVQVEKLDGVCKKVFRNWDWTSNGRLCNKGTRIILGWNVDNVDVLVVHATNQVMHVQVYFKSDKTMINVSFVYASNSDQERKQLWDSMRMHKRVVQSSPWIIMGDFNVALNLDDKCMGSSDVNAAMREFNECVNYVEVFDIRAHGMHYTWNQRPKKGIGIRKKLDRIMANVSFVDKFVDAYAMFLPNGISDHCPGLLKIQMAKQTKPKPFKFTNLLTHKRDFLDVVTSGWNMEVSGVPMFRVVKKLKGLKHPFRVLLRKQGNLHKKVADLKSELDDLQGKLDADPFNMHLKEAESVCVMKYKEATIDEERFLKQKAKQKWLEAGDSNTAYFHNVVKCRNHINKINFIKDTAGNSYDGDEVATALVNHFRDFLGKEGGMATRVNQDCFSVSLNPIVAESMCRPIVPEEVKAAIFSINENKAPGPDGFTSEFFRKSWSIVGGDVTAAIIDFFQSGRLLQEINHTFLALIPKVSTPGIVTDYRPISCCNVIYKGISKIITNRILEGLKDLISDNQSAFVPGRRISDNIMLTQELMHNYHRQRGPPRCAMKVDIQKAYDTVDWRFLRDVLHGFGFRPRFISWIMECITTTSFSVSVNGNVYGYFKGKRGLRQGDPMSPYLFTMVMEVLTMILNKNAQLDPSFRFHNKCEKQMIINMCFADDLILFARGDVGSVKLIMRSLKQFEECSGLVPSNAKSTIFFCNVPDSTKTRIAEVVPFEEGKLPIKYLGVPLIASRLLRNDCKVLVERVDKRINDWKNRFLSFAGKLQLVVAVLSSIHVYWASVFILPVSIIKQLENKMREFLWGNGSGSKGRAKVAWKEVCLPKMEGGLGIRRISDVNKSLMAYHIYSIISGRKSLWTTWIELYRLRGRSIWDIPVQVNSPWGWKRLMKCKDIFREHLWTKIGNGHRTSLWFDKWTSECPLQYIVTPRQMARYGFNIKSKVVDAISDGQWLWPEAWRNVYPILFQLQPLNLADTKDRVLWMNSDNKLVPFSSREVWDSIRWRDQQTSWAKVVWSVFNIPKHAFLCWLIHRKKLWTQDRILRWNHTVTGSMNLMCCLLCYSGVENHEHLFFECPYSKIVWSKVRKKIRMDTVRETWDDITSKLVAAAKSRSVYAVASRLVVAASAYTIWRERNSKLFKNKLRPPEQLADDIIDTVRLKLTSFKYKQNVNVKRFLEEWMMDKEEFLDEE; encoded by the exons ATGGCATCCAAACCTCCGGATTGTTTTGATAATCCGATAAACCCTAGAATAAATCGAGATAGTGGCTTGGAGGATTTAGTGTTTCAATCTTTTTCCGAAAGGTTGCATGGGGACGTGTTCATACGGCAGCCGGCTAATAGTCAAAATCCTAGTCTTGGCAAGGGTTTGTTTGAGGGGAGGCCGCTAAATATAGAGGGCAATCGGGTTTTGCCTAGAAGAAGTATTGGTCAGCAGGCATCTTCTGGTCAGAAACCGATTAACATAATCGATGAATTAGAAAAAATTACTGAGCCAGTCGTTCTTAAGAAACATGATGTGGAGGCAGGTAATTCGGGTAGTGGCAATGGCATGAAAGGGCAGACTTATGCGGAGAAGCTGGCAACGGTAAAACCAGTTCAAAAGATTAACTTCAGATTCCTGGAAAACAACAAAGCCGTTGAGGATGTTGACGCTGATGTTATGATCCCAATCGCCTCGGTAAaacaggttcaagatcgttttACTAATGTGCTTTTTGGTTATTTTCTGGGGAAAAGACTAGCGTTCCCGGTTGTGGAATATTTTGTTAGTCAAAGATGGGGGAAATATGGTATGCAAAAGTGTATGATGAACGGAAAAggctttttctttttcaaattcaAGTCTAAGGATGGTATGGAGCAAGTTTTGCAAGATGGTCCATGGCTTATCAGGAATATCCCACTATTTTTGAAACAATGGTCTCCGAATACGGAATTGAAGAAAGAAGAGCTAAAAAAGGTTCCCGTTTGGGTTAAAATGCATGATGTTCCGTTGGCTGCTTATACTGAGGATGGTCTAAGTCTGATTGCTTCGAAGGTGGGAACTCCTAAAATGTTGGATAATGAGACTACTAAAATGTGTTTAGACTCGTGGGGCAGAAGTGGATACGCTAGAGCGATAGTTGAACTGGATGCGGATAAGGATTTGATAGAAAACGTTACTGTAGCAATTCCAAATGTGGAAGAGGGGGGGTACCTCAAGAGTAGCATCCAATTGGAGTATGAATGGAAACCACCACAATGTAAAACTTGCAAGGTGTTTGGCCATGGAATGCATGAATGTCCTTTACAACCTGCCGATGATAAGGGTCCGAATACTAAAGATAAGGTGGATGACCAGGGTTTTAAAAGTGGTAACAACAGGAAGAAAAATAAGAACCAGCAGTTTAGTGTGAAAGAAAAACAACGACTTATCTACCGACCAAAGCACATGAACTCGACAAGCTCCGGGGTACCTAAAGACACGAATGCTTCAAAACCGAGTTCCTCAGGAGGTACGATTGGTTCTAAGGGTCCGGGTATTCGAACTTCTAATACTTTTGAGGCGTTAAATAATATGGATGATGAATACGGCTCTGAGATGGATGAG GTGCAAGCACACCTGCTCAAGAGGTTATTAATGGATAGTATAGCAGCTTGGAATGTTAGGGGTTTGAACCATCCCCTTAAGCAAAAAGAGGTTCAGAAGTTTGTAAAGGGTAATAACTTACAAGTGATTGCTATTCTGGAGTCGCATGTTCAGGTGGAGAAGCTTGATGGGGTGTGTAAGAAGGTGTTTCGGAATTGGGATTGGACATCGAATGGTAGATTGTGTAACAAAGGTACGCGAATTATTCTAGGATGGAATGTGGATAATGTTGACGTATTGGTGGTGCACGCTACAAATCAAGTCATGCATGTTCAAGTCTATTTTAAAAGTGATAAAACTATGATAAATGTGTCTTTTGTTTACGCTAGTAACAGTGATCAGGAGAGGAAACAACTTTGGGATTCGATGAGAATGCACAAGAGAGTAGTTCAGTCTAGTCCGTGGATCATCATGGGGGACTTTAACGTGGCCCTGAATCTGGATGATAAGTGCATGGGATCGTCGGATGTAAATGCAGCTATGAGAGAGTTCAATGAATGTGTGAACTATGTTGAGGTGTTTGACATTAGAGCTCATGGGATGCACTATACGTGGAATCAACGACCAAAAAAAGGTATTGGAATTCGAAAGAAGCTAGACCGAATCATGGCAAATGTGAGTTTTGTTGATAAGTTTGTGGATGCATATGCCATGTTCCTTCCGAATGGTATTTCGGATCATTGTCCGGGGTTGTTAAAAATTCAAATGGCTAAACAGACTAAGCCGAAGCCGTTTAAGTTTACTAATCTCTTGACACATAAAAGAGATTTTTTGGATGTGGTTACCAGTGGCTGGAATATGGAGGTTAGTGGGGTTCCAATGTTTCGTGTTGTCAAGAAATTAAAAGGGCTCAAACACCCGTTCCGAGTTTTACTTAGGAAACAAGGTAATTTGCACAAAAAAGTAGCTGATTTAAAGTCAGAATTGGACGATTTGCAAGGCAAGTTGGATGCGGACCCTTTCAATATGCATCTCAAAGAAGCTGAATCAGTATGTGTTATGAAATACAAGGAGGCTACGATAGATGAGGAGAGATTTTTGAAACAAAAAGCTAAGCAAAAGTGGCTTGAGGCGGGGGACTCTAACACCGCTTATTTCCATAACGTAGTGAAATGTCGCAACCATATCAATAAAATTAACTTCATAAAAGATACGGCTGGTAATAGTTATGATGGCGACGAGGTTGCTACGGCATTGGTTAATCACTTCCGAGATTTTTTGGGCAAAGAAGGGGGTATGGCTACCCGAGTCAATCAGGATTGCTTCTCGGTCTCTTTGAATCCTATTGTGGCAGAATCCATGTGTAGACCAATTGTTCCAGAAGAAGTGAAAGCTGCTATTTTTTCTATTAACGAGAACAAGGCCCCGGGCCCCGATGGTTTTACGTCGGAATTCTTTAGAAAATCTTGGTCGATTGTTGGAGGTGATGTTACGGCTGCTATCATCGATTTTTTTCAATCTGGTAGGTTGCTTCAGGAGATCAATCACACATTTCTAGCTCTAATTCCAAAGGTCTCTACTCCCGGAATAGTTACTGACTATAGACCTATCTCGTGCTGCAATGTGATTTATAAAGGAATTAGCAAGATTATTACGAATAGAATTCTTGAAGGCTTAAAGGATCTTATAAGTGATAATCAGTCAGCGTTTGTTCCAGGTAGGAGGATTTCCGACAATATAATGTTGACCCAAGAGCTTATGCATAATTATCATCGGCAAAGGGGTCCCCCGAGATGTGCTATGAAAGTTGATATTCAGAAAGCGTACGACACTGTGGATTGGAgatttttacgagatgttttgcATGGATTTGGTTTTCGGCCAAGGTTTATATCGTGGATTATGGAGTGCATTACTACAACGTCCTTCTCCGTGAGTGTAAACGGTAATGTTTATGGATACTTCAAAGGCAAACGAGGCTTACGACAAGGAGATCCTATGTCTCCGTACCTGTTTACAATGGTTATGGAAGTTCTAACGATGATATTAAACAAAAATGCTCAACTTGACCCGTCGTTTCGGTTCCACAACAAATGTGAGAAACAAATGATTATTAACATGTGTTTTGCAGATGATCTCATTTTATTTGCTAGAGGGGATGTCGGCTCGGTAAAGCTTATTATGCGTTCCTTGAAGCAGTTTGAAGAGTGCTCGGGTCTTGTGCCTAGTAATGCGAAAAGTACCATTTTTTTTTGCAATGTGCCAGATTCGACCAAGACTAGAATAGCTGAAGTGGTTCCTTTTGAGGAGGGGAAACTTCCTATTAAATACTTGGGTGTGCCTTTGATTGCATCACGGTTGTTACGAAATGATTGCAAAGTTTTGGTGGAGCGTGTGGATAAACGAATCAATGACTGGAAGAACCGTTTTCTTTCGTTTGCTGGTAAGCTTCAACTGGTGGTTGCTGTGCTTTCTTCGATACATGTTTATTGGGCGTCGGTCTTTATTCTGCCAGTCAGTATTATAAAACAGTTGGAGAACAAAATGAGAGAGTTTTTATGGGGTAATGGTTCGGGTTCAAAGGGTAGAGCTAAAGTGGCATGGAAGGAAGTGTGTCTTCCAAAGATGGAAGGTGGGTTGGGCATAAGGCGGATATCGGATGTCAATAAATCTCTGATGGCGTATCATATTTACAGCATTATTTCGGGTAGGAAGTCGTTGTGGACTACCTGGATAGAGTTGTATAGACTGCGTGGCCGGAGTATATGGGACATACCGGTTCAAGTCAATTCTCCTTGGGGTTGGAAACGTCTTATGAAATGTAAAGATATTTTTCGTGAGCATTTATGGACGAAGATTGGTAATGGTCATCGCACATcgctttggtttgacaaatggaCGTCCGAGTGCCCGTTGCAATATATAGTGACTCCTCGTCAGATGGCTCGATATGGGTTTAATATCAAATCTAAAGTAGTTGACGCGATTAGTGATGGCCAGTGGCTTTGGCCGGAAGCTTGGAGAAATGTTTACCCGATCCTTTTTCAGCTCCAACCTCTCAACTTGGCGGATACAAAGGATAGAGTTCTATGGATGAATTCGGATAACAAGCTGGTTCCGTTTTCATCTAGGGAGGTTTGGGATTCTATTCGATGGCGTGATCAGCAAACATCATGGGCAAAGGTTGTTTGGTCCGTCTTCAATATTCCAAAACATGCGTTCCTTTGCTGGCTTATTCACAGGAAGAAGCTGTGGACACAAGACCGGATTCTTCGTTGGAACCATACGGTTACAGGTTCGATGAATCTCATGTGCTGTTTACTTTGTTATTCAGGGGTAGAGAACCATGAGCACCTCTTTTTTGAATGCCCTTACTCGAAGATAGTATGGAGTAAAGTGAGAAAAAAAATCAGAATGGATACGGTTCGAGAAAcatgggatgacatcacttcGAAGCTTGTAGCTGCGGCAAAATCGAGATCGGTTTATGCGGTGGCTAGTAGATTAGTGGTGGCAGCTTCGGCTTATACTATATGGCGGGAAAGAAACTCGAAACTCTTCAAAAACAAACTGAGACCCCCGGAGCAACTTGCTGATGATATTATCGACACTGTCAGATTAAAGTTAACTTCTTTCAAGTACAAGCAGAATGTGAATGTCAAGCGGTTCTTGGAAGAATGGATGATGGATAAGGAAGAATTCTTGGATGAAGAGTGA
- the LOC110914496 gene encoding uncharacterized protein LOC110914496: MDGRHKSGDTAASVMHDRGKPPNLPKDISDKSLNLDGADYLNESVVEEMSTPGTAPIRGIGLRVTNIEGNPLLPRRGMYSTTNTSILDGLMSISTPVDNLFAAGESTSMANKGDKAGKGIESMQGSGSNQNGGEKGANMMSYADSVLASKSRKINFRNLASPVMHEGCDVVLPRESVRAVQHKLANTLYGYFLGDRVAFPVVEYFVRNNWKKFGLQKTMMNANGFFFFQFSNETGMLDALKGGPWIIRSQSLFLCEWSSTVKLEKKEVKNVQVWVKIHDIPIAAYTEDGLSMIATTIGEPKLLDSYTTSMCMDMWGRSSYARALIEVSADNELREEITLAIPELEGEGVLNAVFLATRLKIVLKPLKNLPMLRSLLMLRGGGGQNDKGQVHENRYAKKYPVVDEDGYQGVPTRKVARKQGFQVNKQKQKFEYRPVTAKPNGEVKKDTYSRATDVRSSNPFDVLNEVEDVAGTSGTKPGVNNDESDEDEVIENDADMDGFLKEESHVDVGNLGKVCKSVFRSWEWTSNGGCCDKGTRIIIGWNPDVFDVMILSQSPQVMHLQLVFKLDKRMIFCSIIYAANYYVARRELWHNLSVHKAFVNDKPWCIMGDFNSALNIEDNSMGTSSISIGMRDFQECVDNIEVVDINRMGIHFTWTQKPKNGVGLLKKLDRVMGNTAFIADFPNSVAMFKPYRLSDHCPCILSFPDAGMLKPRSFKFANFLVFKPEFSDIVKDKWETSVNGVHQFRVVKKPRLLKNPLRSLLFKQGNLHKKVEKLRVELDSIQLLIDRDPTNAELRVSESSISSQLQEASLDEERFLKQKSKVDWLSAGDMNSTFFHSSLKVRNHVSRIEGIKDAAGNLFEGENVFQPFVQHYEKFFGSQGDISLTPAPDLFSKVLDPQVAIHMIRQVTAEEVKKAIFSIGIDKAPGPDGYTAAFFKSAWPIVGNLLRELNHTNIVLIPKIPTPSAVTDYRPIACCNVLYKCISKIVADRIKVALNDIVSINQSAFVPGRRISDNIMLTQELMHNYHRHSGPPRCAFKVDIQKAYDTVDWGFLKNALLGFGFHRKMVDWIMVCVSTVSFSICVNGTVHGFFKGKRGLRQGDPISPYLFTLVMEVLTSILHHAVRIDSSFRFHNKCEKQQIINLCFADDLFLFARGEVNSARCIMTSLAKFTKMSGLVPSNQKSTIFFCNVTNHVKDSILELMPFVEGKLPVRYLGVPLISSRLGYNDCRVLVERLEKRITHWRNKLLSFAGRLQLIVSVLSSMHIYWSSVFMLPARIINELEACMRNFLWSQESSYSKGKAKVSWKAVCTPKYEGGLGIRRIGDMNKALMSNHIWSIISKRESLWVEWVYSYRLKGKSFWVCKTPSNCCWSWRKLAQLRPLIRNHIWSEVGNGIKTSAWFDYWCDIGPLGNFISPRNISDADFMMDDTVANIYSNGSWSWPMAWRGLFPVLIQLDQLHLDPSKPDRLLWRDGTDKSEFSSSGVWHSIRHKDPEVNWCNIVWFSQCIPRHAFMMWLVMKGKLLTQDKILNWELSRRKNMNMMCCLLCYKNFDSHAHLFFECEFSSQVWLIIRNKAGMVTVRPIWADIVDWLLARARSKAAGFFVAKIMVAAALYFVCKKEMLDFSKIS; encoded by the exons ATGGATGGTCGTCATAAATCTGGTGACACTGCCGCTAGTGTCATGCATGATCGGGGTAAGCCGCCTAACTTGCCTAAGGATATTTCCGATAAATCGTTGAACTTAGATGGAGCTGATTACTTGAATGAGTCTGTGGTGGAGGAGATGTCTACACCTGGTACAGCACCAATTCGTGGGATCGGATTACGTGTAACTAATATTGAAGGTAACCCGCTGCTTCCGAGAAGAGGTATGTATTCTACGACGAATACTTCGATATTGGATGGTTTAATGAGTATTTCAACACCGGTGGACAACTTGTTCGCTGCTGGAGAGTCGACGTCGATGGCTAATAAGGGTGATAAGGCTGGTAAGGGGATAGAGTCTATGCAGGGTTCGGGTTCTAATCAGAATGGTGGGGAAAAGGGTGCGAATATGATGTCTTATGCTGATTCGGTTTTGGCGTCCAAGTCAAGGAAAATTAATTTTAGAAATCTAGCCAGCCCAGTTATGCATGAGGGATGTGACGTTGTTCTTCCTCGGGAATCTGTTCGTGCAGTGCAGCATAAGTTAGCTAACACTTTATATGGTTATTTCTTGGGTGACCGAGTGGCGTTCCCGGTTGTGGAGTATTTTGTTCGTAATAACTGGAAGAAATTTGGGTTACAAAAAACCATGATGAATGCGAATGGCTTTTTCTTTTTTCAGTTCTCCAACGAAACTGGCATGTTGGATGCGTTGAAAGGAGGCCCGTGGATCATCCGGTCTCAAtcgttgtttctttgtgaatggAGTTCGACTGTTAAGTTGGAGAAAAAGGAGGTTAAAAATGTTCAGGTATGGGTTAAAATTCATGACATCCCAATTGCGGCGTATACAGAAGATGGGCTGAGTATGATTGCCACAACAATTGGTGAACCGAAACTTCTGGATTCGTATACTACTTCCATGTGTATGGACATGTGGGGCCGAAGTAGTTATGCTAGAGCTTTAATCGAGGTGTCTGCTGATAATGAGTTACGAGAGGAAATCACTTTGGCCATTCCTGAACTCGAGGGGGAGG GTGTTCTAAATGCTGTGTTTTTGGCCACTCGATTGAAAATTGTCCTCAAACCCCTAAAAAACCTGCCAATGTTAAGAAGCCTACTAATGttaagaggggggggggggcagaACGATAAGGGTCAAGTGCATGAGAATCGCTATGCTAAGAAGTATCCGGTTGTTGATGAAGATGGGTATCAAGGGGTTCCAACTAGGAAAGTTGCTCGCAAACAGGGTTTCCAAGTTAATAAACAAAAACAGAAATTTGAATATAGACCGGTGACTGCAAAACCGAATGGGGAGGTGAAAAAGGATACTTATTCGAGAGCTACGGATGTAAGGTCGAGTAATCCGTTTGATGTTCTTAACGAAGTGGAAGATGTTGCAGGAACTAGTGGCACAAAGCCGGGGGTAAACAATGATGAGTCCGATGAAGATGAGGTGATTGAGAATGATGCTGATATGGACGGGTTTTTAAAGGAGG AATCTCATGTGGATGTGGGTAATTTGGGTAAGGTGTGCAAGTCAGTTTTTCGTTCGTGGGAGTGGACTTCTAACGGTGGTTGTTGTGACAAAGGCACGAGAATTATTATTGGATGGAACCCGGATGTTTTTGATGTCATGATTTTGTCTCAATCTCCTCAGGTTATGCATCTTCAGCTTGTGTTTAAATTGGATAAAAGAATGATTTTTTGTTCTATTATCTATGCTGCTAATTATTATGTTGCCCGTAGAGAGTTGTGGCATAATCTCTCAGTGCATAAAGCCTTTGTCAATGATAAACCTTGGTGCATTATGGGTGATTTCAACTCGGCTCTTAACATTGAAGACAACTCTATGGGAACGTCATCGATTTCTATTGGTATGAGAGATTTTCAGGAATGTGTGGATAATATTGAGGTTGTTGATATCAACCGAATGGGGATCCATTTTACATGGACTCAAAAACCAAAGAATGGGGTAGGTTTACTAAAGAAGCTTGATCGAGTGATGGGTAATACAGCGTTTATAGCGGATTTCCCTAATTCAGTTGCCATGTTTAAGCCGTATAGGTTATCGGATCACTGCCCGTGCATTCTATCCTTCCCGGATGCTGGTATGTTGAAGCCTAGGTCGTTCAAGTTTGCTAATTTTCTGGTTTTTAAACCTGAGTTTTCAGATATTGTTAAAGATAAATGGGAGACGTCTGTGAATGGTGTACATCAATTTAGGGTGGTAAAAAAACCCCGGCTTCTGAAAAACCCGTTGCGCTCCTTGCTTTTCAAGCAAGGCAATCTGCATAAAAAAGTTGAAAAGCTGCGTGTGGAGCTGGATTCTATTCAGCTTCTTATTGATCGGGATCCAACGAATGCGGAGTTACGAGTCTCTGAGAGTTCGATCAGTAGTCAGCTTCAAGAGGCTTCGTTAGATGAGGAACGATTTCTGAAACAAAAGTCAAAAGTTGATTGGTTGAGTGCGGGGGATATGAACTCGACATTTTTTCATTCATCGCTGAAGGTTAGAAATCATGTTAGTCGGATTGAGGGGATCAAAGATGCGGCTGGCAATCTGTTTGAAGGAGAGAACGTTTTTCAACCATTTGTTCAGCACTACGAGAAATTTTTTGGATCTCAAGGCGATATTTCTCTTACTCCGGCTCCGGATTTATTCTCCAAAGTCCTTGATCCTCAGGTTGCTATTCATATGATTCGACAAGTTACGGCGGAAGAGGTGAAAAAGGCCATATTTTCTATTGGTATCGATAAAGCGCCTGGTCCTGATGGGTATACAGCAGCATTTTTTAAAAGTGCCTGGCCTATTGTTG GAAACCTTCTTCGGGAATTGAATCACACGAATATTGTGCTCATTCCGAAAATTCCTACTCCGTCAGCTGTTACTGACTACCGTCCAATTGCGTGCTGTAATGTGTTATACAAATGTATCAGTAAAATTGTGGCGGACAGAATAAAAGTTGCTCTAAATGACATCGTTAGCATTAATCAATCAGCATTTGTGCCAGGACGAAGAATATCGGATAATATTATGCTGACTCaagaattaatgcataattaccaTAGACATTCGGGCCCTCCAAGGTGTGCTTTTAAGGTTGACATCCAGAAAGCTTATGACACGGTTGACTGGGGTTTTCTAAAAAATGCTTTGCTTGGTTTTGGGTTTCATCGGAAGATGGTTGATTGGATAATGGTGTGTGTCTCGACGGTCTCTTTTTCTATATGTGTCAATGGGACAGTTCATGGCTTCTTTAAGGGCAAACGAGGGCTACGGCAAGGGGACCCAATTTCTCCTTACCTCTTCACTTTGGTTATGGAGGTTCTAACTTCCATTCTGCATCATGCTGTTCGTATCGATTCTTCTTTTAGATTTCATAATAAATGCGAAAAACAGCAGATTATCAATCTTTGTTTTGCCGATGATTTGTTTCTGTTTGCTAGAGGTGAAGTCAACTCGGCTCGGTGTATTATGACATCCCTCGCGAAGTTCACTAAGATGTCGGGGCTAGTGCCTAGTAATCAAAAAAGCACCATTTTCTTTTGTAATGTTACCAACCATGTAAAAGATTCTATTCTGGAGCTCATGCCTTTTGTGGAAGGAAAACTGCCGGTCAGATATTTAGGGGTCCCCTTGATCTCTTCTAGGCTTGGTTATAATGATTGTCGAGTGCTTGTGGAAAGATTAGAGAAACGTATAACACATTGGAGGAACAAATTACTCTCTTTTGCGGGTCGGCTTCAGCTTATTGTTTCGGTTCTATCTTCCATGCACATCTATTGGTCTTCTGTGTTTATGTTACCGGCTAGGATCATTAATGAGCTTGAAGCTTGTATGCGTAACTTCTTATGGTCCCAAGAGAGCTCGTATTCTAAAGGCAAAGCTAAGGTTTCTTGGAAGGCTGTTTGCACGCCAAAATATGAAGGAGGTTTGGGCATTAGACGCATTGGGGATATGAACAAGGCTCTTATGTCTAATCACATTTGGAGCATTATTTCGAAACGGGAGTCTCTATGGGTTGAATGGGTGTATAGCTACCGTCTTAAAGGCAAAAGTTTCTGGGTGTGTAAAACCCCTTCAAATTGCTGTTGGTCTTGGAGAAAATTGGCTCAGCTGAGGCCGCTCATCAGAAATCATATATGGTCGGAGGTGGGAAATGGTATTAAAACTTCTGCTTGGTTCGACTATTGGTGTGATATAGGTCCGCTCGGTAACTTTATTTCGCCGAGAAACATTTCGGATGCTGATTTCATGATGGACGATACTGTGGCTAACATTTATTCGAATGGTTCTTGGTCTTGGCCTATGGCATGGAGAGGTTTATTTCCGGTTCTTATCCAATTGGATCAACTTCATTTGGATCCGTCAAAACCTGATAGATTGCTATGGAGAGATGGCACCGATAAATCTGAGTTTTCTTCTTCGGGTGTTTGGCATTCAATTCGGCACAAAGATCCAGAAGTTAATTGGTGCAACATTGTTTGGTTCTCGCAATGTATTCCCAGGCATGCGTTTATGATGTGGTTGGTAATGAAAGGTAAACTCTTGACACAAGATAAAATCTTAAATTGGGAGTTGTCGCGGAGGAAGAATATGAATATGATGTGCTGCCTGTTATGCTACAAAAATTTTGACTCTCATGCACATTTATTCTTTGAATGCGAGTTCTCGTCTCAAGTGTGGCTGATTATTCGAAACAAGGCGGGTATGGTTACGGTCAGACCGATATGGGCTGATATTGTTGATTGGTTGCTGGCTCGAGCTCGGTCTAAAGCGGCTGGGTTTTTTGTTGCGAAAATTATGGTGGCTGCTGCCTTATATTTCGTTTGCAAGAAAGAAATGCTAGACTTTTCAAAAATCAGTTGA
- the LOC110914498 gene encoding uncharacterized protein LOC110914498 gives MMNAEGFFFFKFDSKEGMMKVLEGGPWLIRKIPLFLNVWSPSVSLKKECIKSVPIWVKLHNVPIAIYTDDGLSLLASKLGTPKRLDGYTADMCVDNWGRSSFARALIEISADNDLKEYITVAIPKLVEDGYVTHKVKVEYEWKPQRCSTCCVFGHSDQSCPKNVVPKAKQVVIDDEGFVTDERKVAKKRVLQKKQRANFVYRPKIGNSGASTAGTKDDKPDSSVKANVVTNNPFEVLSKSEGGADIPPGNVKSSEPKVVGPSSPYEDYEDEVVEVVPTEMSKFMSNTSLGSNAEGASTPGFKGLHG, from the coding sequence ATGATGAATGCTGAAGGGttcttctttttcaagtttgattCTAAGGAGGGGATGATGAAAGTGCTTGAAGGAGGGCCGTGGTTAATTAGGAAAATTCCTCTCTTCTTGAATGTTTGGTCGCCTTCGGTCAGTCTCAAAAAAGAATGCATTAAGTCAGTTCCGATTTGGGTGAAACTCCATAATGTTCCTATTGCTATTTACACGGATGATGGGCTAAGTTTATTAGCGTCTAAGTTGGGCACCCCTAAACGGTTGGATGGTTATACGGCTGATATGTGTGTTGATAATTGGGGGAGAAGTAGTTTTGCTCGTGCATTAATTGAGATTAGTGCGGATAATGATTTAAAAGAATATATTACGGTTGCTATCCCTAAGCTTGTAGAGGATGGGTATGTTACTCATAAGGTGAAGGTCGAATACGAATGGAAACCTCAGAGATGCTCGACTTGTTGTGTTTTTGGTCATAGTGATCAATCCTGTCCTAAGAATGTAGTTCCAAAAGCTAAGCAGGTTGTTATTGATGATGAGGGTTTCGTAACTGATGAGAGGAAAGTGGCTAAAAAACGTGTTTTGCAAAAGAAACAGAGGGCAAACTTTGTGTACAGGCCGAAAATAGGAAACTCGGGTGCGAGCACTGCAGGCACAAAGGATGACAAACCGGATTCTAGTGTGAAGGCCAATGTAGTGACTAATAACCCATTTGAAGTTTTGTCTAAATCGGAGGGGGGTGCGGATATCCCTCCTGGTAATGTGAAGTCTTCGGAGCCAAAAGTGGTTGGTCCTAGTAGTCCATATGAGGACTATGAGGACGAAGTCGTTGAGGTTGTGCCAACGGAAATGTCGAAATTTATGAGCAACACGTCGCTTGGAAGCAAtgctgagggggcaagcactcccggtttTAAGGGTTTACATGGATAG